A single genomic interval of Mycolicibacterium sp. MU0053 harbors:
- a CDS encoding nuclear transport factor 2 family protein: MLSLEEISDRLEIQQLLVDYATAIDQRCFDDLDRVFTPDAYIDYRVTGGIDGRYPEVKAWLAEILPNFPAYSHLLGNFDIRFDGDTATARTICFNPLVFDQETKQVLFVGIWYCDELVRTTDGWRLTRRVEEKCFDKLL, translated from the coding sequence GTGCTGAGCCTGGAAGAAATCTCCGACCGTCTCGAGATCCAGCAGCTGCTGGTCGATTACGCGACTGCGATCGACCAGCGCTGCTTCGACGACCTGGACCGGGTGTTCACGCCGGACGCCTACATCGATTACCGCGTCACCGGCGGCATCGACGGTAGGTACCCGGAGGTCAAGGCGTGGCTGGCCGAGATACTGCCGAACTTTCCGGCGTATTCGCACCTGCTCGGCAACTTCGATATCCGCTTCGACGGGGACACCGCGACCGCGCGGACGATCTGTTTCAATCCACTGGTCTTCGATCAGGAGACCAAGCAGGTGCTGTTCGTCGGCATCTGGTACTGCGACGAGCTGGTCCGCACCACTGACGGCTGGCGGTTGACCCGGCGCGTCGAGGAAAAGTGCTTCGACAAGCTGCTGTAA